From one Mytilus edulis chromosome 1, xbMytEdul2.2, whole genome shotgun sequence genomic stretch:
- the LOC139502569 gene encoding ovarian abundant message protein-like: MEPYPILETYPILEPYPILEPYPLLEPYPILEPYPILETYPILETYPILEPYPILEPYPILDPYPILETYPILEPYPILEPYPILEPYPIMEPYPILEPYPILEPYPILEPYPISEPYPILEP; encoded by the coding sequence ATGGAACCATATCCTATATTGGAAACATATCCTATATTGGAACCATATCCTATATTGGAACCATATCCTTTATTAGAACCATATCCTATATTGGAACCATATCCTATATTGGAAACATATCCTATATTGGAAACATATCCTATATTAGAACCATATCCTATATTGGAACCATATCCTATATTGGACCCATATCCTATATTGGAAACATATCCTATATTAGAACCATATCCTATATTGGAACCATATCCTATATTGGAACCATATCCTATAATGGAACCATATCCTATATTGGAACCATATCCTATATTAGAACCATATCCTATATTGGAACCATATCCTATATCGGAACCATATCCTATATTAGAACCATAA
- the LOC139503228 gene encoding uncharacterized protein — protein sequence MASTCLTLCFGIYLVFSLLLHIGEVVLNAMFVIHLYDDSTKRTWFTIMLGLMLLPMVTVQLVSALLLLHKRGEHLTTFQAFGTAMLHVFQLGFVWRHIRLITEDEIKWKKRDLADLCILRLFYTFSASLPIFGMQVYLIVKYNSFDWLIISATTVTMCAIAWAVASYRRQNEADIAEGTVLTFPGTIFRLIWRFGEIISRILSLIVFASLYKSWIFLVILLHWLTMMVCIFTSVFGFFELVGVSRVHRFFLSTLIAYIYIFCYINFNSQRTQWRYITFYTIMFLENAVLLIVWYLSAVEDNSLRTYTIIFIACITFVIGIVSMMMYYRFFHIPAKKLFSDGKDNVCVQDSCINCKLSLCNKHSKYFQRPFSAGWVSQYQKALYQGNYYKNMQDSLLDSMSEWEEISSSSDSASESRNHSKREKSVTFHSAGTYSHKRFLPKSGLSDSDSDSTSMTSRQNINQSSSDSEVSDTVNPLSCENTSQTQLLTDSWEKLIEGKDNITNENVQNLQSFRPISAQNLEDWYSDGYSTDHSSSDFQLPITVLAKLNKCRISVASDSTQCTMCKHLKINRKRPKTYSRSSQEKIIEENYDLESNTIVLETPRSAAWYNCSESGDSAFPQETISTTCPSNIESDEDGISETSFEMII from the coding sequence ATGGCCTCCACCTGTTTAACTTTATGTTTTGGGATTTACCTTGTTTTTTCGTTACTACTCCATATTGGTGAAGTTGTATTAAATGCTATGTTTGTGATACATTTATATGATGATAGCACTAAAAGAACATGGTTTACAATTATGCTGGGACTGATGCTATTACCAATGGTAACAGTCCAGTTAGTGTCTGCTTTACTTCTGCTCCATAAGAGAGGAGAACATTTGACAACATTTCAAGCTTTTGGGACAGCCATGCTTCATGTGTTTCAGCTGGGATTTGTATGGCGACACATTCGCTTGATAACAGAAGATGAAATAAAATGGAAGAAACGTGATCTAGCAGACTTGTGCATATTAAGACTGTTTTATACATTTTCAGCCAGTTTGCCTATATTTGGAATGCAAGTGTATTTAATAGTGAAATATAACTCGTTTGATTGGCTGATAATTTCTGCTACAACTGTCACAATGTGTGCTATTGCCTGGGCCGTAGCTAGTTACAGGAGACAAAATGAAGCTGATATAGCAGAAGGCACAGTCTTAACTTTTCCTGGAACAATTTTTCGACTGATCTGGAGATTTGGAGAAATAATTTCCAGAATTTTGTCATTAATTGTTTTTGCATCTTTATACAAATCCTGGATTTTTCTTGTGATTTTACTCCACTGGTTAACAATGATGGTGTGCATTTTTACCTCTGTGTTTGGATTTTTCGAATTAGTGGGAGTCAGTCGAGTGCACAGATTTTTCCTTAGCACACTCATTgcttacatttacatattttgttaCATCAATTTCAACAGCCAGAGAACGCAATGGAGATATATTACATTCTATACAATTATGTTCCTAGAAAATGCTGTACTTTTGATTGTGTGGTATTTAAGTGCAGTAGAGGATAATTCGTTGAGAACATATACTATCATATTCATTGCATGTATCACATTTGTCATAGGCATTGTCTCAATGATGATGTATTATCGCTTCTTCCACATTCCCGCCAAAAAGTTATTCTCAGATGGAAAAGACAATGTTTGTGTGCAAGACTCTTGCATAAACTGCAAACTCAGTCTTTGCAATAAACACAGTAAATATTTTCAGAGACCTTTTAGTGCTGGCTGGGTTAGTCAGTATCAGAAGGCTTTGTATCAgggaaattattataaaaatatgcagGACTCATTACTCGACTCTATGTCTGAATGGGAAGAAATATCATCAAGCTCAGACTCAGCATCAGAAAGCAGAAATCATTCAAAACGTGAAAAATCTGTGACTTTTCATTCAGCAGGGACATACAGTCATAAGAGATTTTTACCCAAATCTGGATTATCTGATTCCGATTCAGATTCAACATCAATGACAAGTCGACAAAATATTAATCAGTCTTCAAGTGATTCTGAAGTGAGTGACACTGTGAATCCATTATCATGTGAAAATACCAGTCAGACTCAGCTACTCACTGATAGCTGGGAAAAACTTATTGAAGGTAAAGACAATATTACCAATGAAAATGTTCAAAATCTGCAATCTTTTCGACCAATTAGTGCTCAGAACTTAGAGGATTGGTATTCAGATGGTTACAGTACCGATCATTCATCGTCAGACTTTCAGTTACCCATTACAGTGCTTGCCAAACTTAACAAGTGTCGTATTTCTGTAGCATCAGACTCCACTCAGTGTACCATGTGTAAACATCTTAAAATTAATCGTAAGAGACCAAAAACATACTCACGATCGTCTCAGGAAAAAATTATTGAGGAAAATTATGATTTAGAATCAAATACAATAGTGTTGGAGACTCCAAGAAGTGCTGCGTGGTATAATTGTAGTGAATCTGGTGATAGTGCGTTCCCACAGGAAACAATCAGTACCACATGTCCCAGTAACATTGAGTCTGATGAGGACGGGATAAGTGAGACGAGTTTTGAAATGATCATTTAA
- the LOC139503257 gene encoding piggyBac transposable element-derived protein 4-like — MSDTSEDEFEGFSAGEIELACQRYQVQLAQNGIGDDFLISDVESELSDDNNDEPQLVDVNNAGDAPNNDGWHQEFDIYERGLPHLFQPRNTTGPQNILGPEKDIIDFFQLFLSDHLLQQIIEKSDGYANMQKDLNPDLHKSAWSCPSLPEMKAFIGLTFLMGIDVKPDLKSYWSKDCLETPYFPTVLARDRFMQIMRYLHFTDPHQRVPQRGEPNYDSTYKVRYFMDALNQQMRDQYIPKRNVSIDECMIPYKGRVALKQYMPAKPTKWGIKLWALAESDTGYMSFCKIYQGKTDRTHVGLASTVVISCLEGANLSRQGYHVYMDNYFSSPELFTNLFENLDTGACGTVRQNRRGLPQDLMTKKPVGITQRGDSQFRQKGAISATVWKDKKNVSVISTIHDNSLTEVSRIVQQEGQFQRQQLQCPKMVADYTSHMGGVDRCDQYIQYYFFCHKTNKWPKRVFFKMLEIIKFNAYRLLQMSPNHQQTTSMTYLDFSKSVATQLIAGYTTRDNRRGRPSNLPVEVRLTHRHLPADLGNKTWCHVCWHRVANDTQEKRRQTKYGCVECSKHLCMPHCFTVYHSVRNYTS, encoded by the coding sequence atgtccGACACTTCAGAGGACGAGTTTGAGGGGTTTTCGGCGGGTGAAATCGAACTTGCATGCCAAAGATATCAAGTGCAATTAGCCCAAAACGGCATTGGTGATGATTTTCTGATAAGTGATGTCGAAAGTGAACTGTCTGATGACAATAATGATGAACCACAACTTGTTGACGTAAATAATGCCGGTGATGCACCCAACAATGATGGATGGCACCAAGAGTTTGATATTTATGAAAGAGGTCTCCCCCATCTGTTCCAACCTAGAAATACTACTGGTCCACAAAATATATTAGGCCCAGAGAAGGATATAATTGACTTTTTCCAACTGTTCTTATCTGACCACCTTTTACAACAGATAATTGAGAAAAGTGATGGCTATGCAAACATGCAAAAAGATTTGAATCCTGACCTACACAAGTCAGCTTGGTCTTGTCCCTCCTTGCCCGAGATGAAGGCTTTTATTGGTTTAACTTTCCTAATGGGTATTGATGTAAAGCCAGATTTAAAATCCTACTGGTCTAAAGATTGTCTGGAAACCCCATATTTTCCCACAGTTTTGGCACGTGACAGGTTCATGCAAATTATGAGATATCTACACTTTACTGATCCTCACCAGCGAGTTCCACAAAGAGGGGAGCCTAACTACGACAGTACTTACAAAGTCAGATACTTTATGGACGCCCTTAACCAAcaaatgagggatcaatatatACCTAAAAGAAATGTATCAATAGATGAGTGTATGATACCATACAAGGGAAGGGTTGCCTTGAAACAATACATGCCTGCAAAACCAACAAAATGGGGAATCAAGCTCTGGGCGTTGGCAGAGTCTGACACTGGGTATATGTCATTTTGTAAAATCTACCAGGGCAAAACAGATCGAACCCATGTAGGGTTGGCTAGCACTGTCGTTATTTCCTGTCTTGAAGGTGCCAATTTATCCAGACAAGGTTACCATGTTTACATGGATAACTACTTTTCCAGTCCTGAATTGTTCACCAACTTATTTGAAAATCTTGACACTGGAGCCTGTGGAACAGTCCGTCAAAACAGAAGAGGCTTACCACAGGATTTAATGACAAAGAAGCCTGTTGGTATTACACAGAGAGGAGACAGTCAATTTAGGCAAAAGGGGGCAATTTCAGCTACAGTATGGAAAGACAAGAAAAATGTTTCTGTGATATCTACCATCCATGACAACAGCTTGACGGAAGTGAGTAGAATTGTTCAACAAGAAGGACAATTCCAAAGGCAGCAACTCCAATGTCCAAAGATGGTTGCAGATTACACCAGCCACATGGGCGGTGTCGACCGTTGTGACCAGTACATACAGTACTATTTCTTCTgtcacaaaacaaataaatggccAAAGAGAGTGTTCTTCAAGATGCTGGAAATTATTAAGTTTAATGCTTACCGTCTGTTACAAATGTCACCAAATCACCAGCAAACTACATCAATGACCTATTTGGATTTTTCTAAATCAGTTGCAACTCAACTCATTGCAGGGTATACCACAAGGGACAACCGTAGGGGGAGGCCATCTAACCTACCTGTAGAAGTCAGACTTACACACAGACATTTACCAGCAGATTTGGGTAACAAGACATGGTGTCATGTATGCTGGCATAGGGTAGCTAATGATACTCAGGAAAAAAGGCGTCAGACAAAATATGGTTGCGTAGAATGTAGCAAACACCTTTGCATGCCACATTGCTTTACAGTCTACCACTCAGTCAGAAATTACACTTCTTAA
- the LOC139502656 gene encoding keratin-associated protein 6-2-like has translation MEMGNLSIKETKTYPKSRKQPKATNGSSTQPEFPDSGGRLQLALIWFQYRKRFMLGYGSNIGYGSNIGYGSNIGYGSNIGYGSNIGYGSNIGYGSNIGYGSNIGYGSNIGYGSNIGYGSNIGYGSNIGYGSKDMVEI, from the exons atggaaatgggaaatctGTCTattaaagagacaaaaacctatccgaagagcagaaaacagccaaaggccaccaatggttcttCAACACAGCCAGAATTTCCTGATTCTGGAggcaggcttcagctggccct GATATGGTTTCAGTATAGGAAAAGATTTATGTTAGGATATGGTTCTAATATAGGATATGGTTCCAATATAGGATATGGTTCTAATATAGGATATGGTTCCAATATAGGATATGGTTCTAATATAGGATATGGTTCCAATATAGGATATGGTTCCAATATAGGATATGGTTCCAATATAGGATATGGTTCTAATATAGGATATGGTTCCAATATAGGATATGGTTCCAATATAGGATATGGTTCCAATATAGGATATGGTTCCAAGGATATGGTTGAAATATAG